A genomic segment from Aegilops tauschii subsp. strangulata cultivar AL8/78 chromosome 1, Aet v6.0, whole genome shotgun sequence encodes:
- the LOC141041553 gene encoding subtilisin-like protease SBT1.8: MNLRQDEAKVLASINGVASCTRAEFCSPYHKVAGVPGPEPWPGHVAGDELRRWHHCRRNRLWHPAGALELQRYRPEPSPDELEEEVHPRRQGLLRMQRQDRGSTVIHHGRARQDHVPEGRQQPGTYVAATAVGAKVRDAGVGAFARSDASGVAPRVRLSVYRACTNGSCSAATVVAAIEAAVKGGVDVLAEWMGIPVVVSGGNSGPAVSTVNNAEPWVVTVGASTQDRMFPAKLKLGNDDVLTGQSLYKAKAMGTPPAGLVHNQCKHGGDMTPDLVTDKVLVCPCYEIEDFILLV, translated from the exons ATGAACCTGAGGCAGGACGAGGCTAAAGTGCTTGCGAGCATCAATGGTGTGGCCTCGTGCACGAGAGCCGAGTTCTGCAGCCCATACCACAAGGTCGCCGGGGTTCCTGGGCCTGAGCCCTGGCCTGGCCACGTGGCAGGAGACGAGCTACGACGATGGCATCATTGTCGGCGTAATCGACTCTGGCATCCGGCCGGAGCACTTGAGCTTCAACGATACCGACCTGAGCCCAGTCCGGACGAGCTGGAGGAGGAGGTGCACCCCCGGCGCCAAGGGCTCCTTCGAATGCAACGCCAAGATCGTGGGAGTACGGTCATTCATCACGGACGAGCAAGGCAGGATCACGTCCCCGAGGGACGTCAACAGCCCGGCACGTACGTCGCAGCCACGGCTGTCGGCGCAAAGGTGAGGGACGCCGGCGTCGGAGCGTTTGCCCGCAGTGACGCTAGCGGCGTCGCGCCAAGGGTCCGGCTCTCGGTCTACAGGGCCTGCACCAACGGCTCCTGCAGCGCGGCGACGGTGGTCGCCGCAATAGAGGCGGCGGTCAAAGGCGGCGTGGACGTCCT GGCTGAGTGGATGGGAATCCCCGTCGTTGTCTCGGGTGGGAACAGTGGGCCGGCGGTTTCGACAGTGAACAATGCCGAGCCCTGGGTGGTGACCGTGGGCGCGTCCACCCAGGACCGGATGTTCCCGGCAAAACTCAAGCTCGGCAACGACGATGTCCTCACCGGCCAGTCGCTCTACAAGGCCAAGGCCATGGGCACGCCCCCGGCGGGGCTGGTGCACAACCAATGCAAGCACGGCGGGGACATGACCCCAGACCTCGTGACTGACAAGGTGCTGGTCTGCCCGTGCTACGAAATAGAGGACTTCATCCTTCTAGTTTAG